Below is a genomic region from Diabrotica undecimpunctata isolate CICGRU chromosome 7, icDiaUnde3, whole genome shotgun sequence.
ACCAATAATACCAATACAAAGATAATATAAGTGTTATTATACTTATTGTATTATGTTGTTTATTGTCTACAGTTACTGAAAAATTAAGAATGTTTTTCTCGCGTCTAGCGACGATAACGGTGTATCTGACTTTGATTGTCTTTGttcatttgtaataattcaaattataaattaattattgTTTGAAACGGCATTACTGTAACTATAACTAATTTTACGTCACtagatttaattattatttaaacaatttaaaagctTAATTAGAAAgggttaaaaaaatatgttaatgaTGATAATTTTATTATGTAATTGGACTATATTAGATAGAATGTTACAGTTTAAGgcgaataaaacattaaaaatgtttatGTCTTGCTTAAGAGTTATTTGAGTGACCATGTTTTTATTTAGAAAGAACTGCAACTAAAAAATCGTAGCAGCGTAAAAGTTAAAGCTCAAACGAAAACATAGGCCAACGTGTCCCATAAAGTGATACAAAAGCTCAACTTGTTTCATGGTTTACCACTTAACCCAAAAACACCCTTGTATATTTTACATACTTATTTCAGAATTTGTTGTTAGATTTATGTCCCTGACAATGCGCATGCCCGCGTCCCATGTTATAGATAAAGACCACCAATTTCAAACACCTGAAATAcataaagatataaaaaatatgggTCGCACGGTCCACCGCAAAAAatccacaaaaaaatatttaatgatttcAACTGCAAATTTAAATTTCGTGTGGGCGACAAGGTTCTCGAGAGACAACTCTATTTTGgtcaaacaaaaaatatcttttcagCTGTACGGACCACTTTCCGCAATCATCCGAATTTAAATTTAGTTCTGTGGATACTGCTACACAAAAAACAGCCAATTGTAAAGATAATTAACAGCTTTGGTGGTTAGTGTGAGAGAATGAATGCTTTGTATAACACACGACACTTACCTTTCTTAACTTTCTTATCTACACGTTCCATTTTCTAATCCACTTGTGACAATACAAAATTGATTAGAAATTTCCATGTCTAAAAGTCTATAAAATATTCCATCAAACCGATGCACTTGTGCAATTTGATAGAAGGCTCAGCTCTGAAATGTTTTTCGGCTCTCTGTTGGCGTGATACTGAAAATCTTTTTCGGTTTATTCCTGGCTGGGCTATTTTTGAAAACTGACGCTATTGAGTCAGTTCGTTTTGATGCAAATCTCGGCTGGCTAGTTAAATGTATCACTGAGTGTCCGATCAATTGATAGACCGGGAGAGATTAAATTTGCTATGCTAAACAAACAGAAACGAATTTTTATGGTTGGCGTCGATTTGAAAAGGATCCAATGAATTTTTCGGAAATATACGattgttaaacaaaataattGAATGATCTTATGAGAAATATTGATTTTCATATGTACTACATATTTACATAATACTGAATGTCAGTCAAATTTGTACTTTGATAAAGAAGTGTTTGTTTGCGCTCCTTATGATGATCATGAAAGAAAAGGCTATGGCTTTTTATGATCAATTAGAAGGCATACTTTGAAATGAAGGACTAGCCTTTGGACTTAAGGAAAGACAAAGAAGATAAAGTAGAAACCACTAATCAAAAATGAGGAAAAATTTAACTGTGTCCTTGTGTCAGTTAGAAAAGAAATCCTCAAACCACTTGGAGAAAACACAAAACCTTGGATGATAGTAGAAAAgaaagaacgaagaaaacataaagcaaaagacctcaataaatataaagaaattcaGAAAAACTTCAGAAAGAAAATTCGTAAGGCAAAAGAGAGGTGACTCTCCGACAGATGCAATGAAAtagatctggataaaaagtatgatatCTTTAATTACCACAAAacaaatcaaagaaatgacaggttctagagaaagcacaagaacgaatatccttaaaaatgataaataagatattattactgatatgatGGAAAGAttgtgtcactggaccaattacatccaaaagctatttaatgatgaaagagaagaactatcATTAGAAACCGGATagaggataccggaccaccaatatttTACGAGAAAAAGTCATGTATGCCATCAAAAACAGCAAAGAGGGCAAAGCTACCGGACCAAATGATGTGTACaacgaattattaaaacttttttatgaagatgttattgatgtaatggttaaactctttaatctaatagaCTGCCACACTCCCCAGAAAATTGCTGCAATAGACCTTTGTGGCAATacccaaaaagtcaagtgcaatATTCTggtcagatcacagaacaataacTTTAATAAGTCACACACTTAACAGGTTGATTCGTCGATTGCCGATCACTCCAATCGGAGTGCATCGGCCAGCTTCGATGGCGCCGGCCACTCCGATCGGAGTAAATGGTATATATGGTATCTCTTGACACTAAACTTTATTATTTCATTGGCGTTGTTGGTTTATAGCATAGCCGCATTCCATCCCAGGCGTCCGAGATAAGactttgtttttataataacCTTATCACAAACGATATCTATAAACTAAAACCATCGGAAGGGTACATTAAACGACTATTTAGCGATGCAGCAAGTAAAAGAAATACGAAATTGTATTACAGGTCCCACAATAACAATGAAAGAATTAGAAAatgcaacaaaaattgccaaaaacgGAAAAGCTACAGGACAAGATGAACTAaaaacagaaatatttaaaatacttgaaaataaagggaaaaattatattttagcCTTTTAAATAAAGTATACGAAACAGggaaaataccaacagactggctaaattCTGTATTTTGTGATGTTTCCAATTACTTTCTTCGCATAATTCCCACCAGAATTTATGCTAGCTTTGAAGGAAAAATTAGTGATACGCAATTTGTTTTCCGTAATAACCTTGGAAAAAGAGAGGTACTATTCAGCGTGTAAGTACTGGTTTAGAGGTGTAGAGATATCAATCATCCTGTGTATATGTGctttataaactttgaaaagcaTTCGACAAGGTTAGACATGGAAGATTGATAGAAATTCTTGAATAAGTAGGAATACACGACAAAGACTTAAGAATTACCAACTTTCAGCCAAGTGCTTGTCGTTtggaagtcctgggtacaagaactTCAACACAATATCCTATTTAGATCAAAGCAGGTTACCGTAAGGCGCTCTTTTCCTGTTATCTCTATAGCTCGTGCCCCAAGTCTTCGCTCCGTGTTCAGCGACTTGGCGCTCGAGGATGTGGACCTCTTGTAGCCGGGTTTagggttttttgttaatttttttggtgcctttcgcctttttgttagtagttttgtaatttttttggtggccaaagtcgttttttaagttttttgtatttttttttttttgaaagatGCCTGAAAAGTAATATCATTAGTAATTATTAAAATTGCCAGTGCTATGTGCTGGGTTGTCTTCTGTTGATAGAGCTACGATTTTCTAGACTTTATACGTTGGCTAAGATTTGCTgttttgtgcttccatcgatggaacgCATCATATCTTATCACACAGTATCGGGCTTGGGTGGTTCTTTAGCTTAGCAAACTTTGTTCTGCTTTTTCTTCCATCGCGTTTATCACCCTTACTCGTTTCAGTTCACTTAACAGGAAACGTTCAGAATCATATCGGGATATATTTACAGCTTCTTTGAGGCTGTGATGTATccttttttgtttgatttactaatatgtccccatgcgagagatgcacaTGTTATTATTGGAAGTATGATACTGTTAATcagtcttatttttgttttaagtcTTAGTTTGCATTTTTTACCTATAAGTCCTCTAATTACCGGTCTGGCTGTGGTTGTTTTTTGGATGGTTTGGTCCATATGTTGTGTGAAGGTTACTTGATCCATTGTGTCTCCTAAGTATTTTGCTTCTCTTTTCCATTCGACGagattgttttgttattattggATTTTGATTGTTTTGATAATATTGGATGTCCAAATTTTCCAGTTAgcgtctctttattatattgaccagttgtgttgttatCCGACTAAGGACCGCCTCACTTCTAACTCTAAAAGACTACAGTAGATATTTATTCTAGGACAGATCCTCGAATAAAAAACAAGTGAATACTTGTACATATCTACTTCACctcttattttttgttttgaatctATAATACTTATTTTCTCATTGTTCTTAATCAAGCATATTTGATTGGTCTTTTAGATTGATGTTATTTAGTGTAGATTTTCTTATGTATGTTAAATATATCATCACACTTACATtctcaaaatttttatttctacacattTTGTCTTTTAACCACGACTCTCTGGTTTTCtctatttttaaaagtaaaaaggAAAGGAAAAAAATAGCTAACATACATcaagtaaaaatataattataacatTATATCCTCTTACAACAAATTACTCATTccttatatattaaaaatattatcttaattctaacattattaaaattaaactgGTATCACAAACAAattcttatttaataattattataaaagattaCTCTTAAAAAAATCTGTATGATTCATAGCTTTTAAATATTTCGTCGTTTCTAGCGTAAAGTTTTTCGAACATCTCCGAATATGTCACTTCTTTCGTTCCTCCGTATTCTGGGGGTAAAACTTTTGGATCTATGTATTCGTAAAAGCTCTCCATATTATTGAAGTGAAATTTGATCTGAAAATGTATAAcatatgataaaaaatttgtaCCAAATAAAGTTTCTCACAAAAGTGTTGAAAGCAATTTTCGAAACATTGTGTATTTTTAACTGTGATGCAATTGCATTTTTTGCGTAAATATccttttatcatcatcatcatcattagccaTTTTGGACCACTGCTAAATATAGTGTTAAAGTCTTAACATACCCCTAATAATCCCTTATTATTATGTTAGAATTATTAAGAAAACACGAAAATATGCTCTACTTATTTTCGATATatctcaattaaaaaataaacgaGTTTTTTGCCTCATCAGCTTTCCGTTAAAACAGGTTGCTTCTTTTGGTATCCAAACACACTTCGATATTATTTACTGCCAATTCTCCTCTTCTCAATATAAAAAGTTATCATTTTTACGACCAAAATTGGTCATAAATGTTTTTTCATCGTACCAACTGCTCCGCTAATTCGTtacaaaaaacaagttttttgtcaACCCAGAACTGGGCCAATAACGTTTACTCGTTCTCGGAACTCGTAAAACGGCAATAAAtcttagttttattgttttatttttcttcgtaaatgtataaaaaagtgaCTTTTTAGAACCCACCGTTTGGCACATGTAAAGTTCGTTCAAACCGTTGAAAAATTGGCGGTTTCTGTTCTTATAAAAGGCTAATTTAAAGCGGCATTCAAAGACTTCACCACCGGTCCTCTTGCCGGACAGTTCACATTTTAGACTTCGTACTCGATCCTCAAGCAGGATAGTTCTTACTCGCACCAGACTTCGTTTGCATAGcagaaaaataaatagtttagtgTTTGTTATACTTTTGTAAAAAACAATCTTTTCAATCTCAAATTCAACAATCATTAGTTTTACCAGTTCGACTTAGAAATTATTTCGAGGAAGGATTATTTAATCAAAGTCTACATACTTAGCCAGTTCCAACCAGACTTAGCCAGTCTGGCCCGCTTCTTGTCTTATAGAAAGGTGGCAATTCACAACaagtaggcctcccgtaaataattccattgcatcCGATCTTAAGCACCTTGTATCCAGTTGTGCTAGATACACAAGATTGATATCGTCTGACCACCTTGTTAGAGAAGGTCCTCTATTACGATAAGCATCGAGTCTAGGTCTTAATTCGAAAATTTTCTTAGTTCATCTTTCATCTCTGACTCTGGCaacatggcctgcccagttccatttcagcggTGTAATTCTTTTAATTGCGTCCATAACACCAGTTTTTCTTCTAACTATCTTTTCATTGCTCTCTGTGGCACTTTTatcttattgattacttttctggttgGTAAGATTCAATGTTTCTGCTCTATACGTTAGAATTAGGAGTATACATTAATCAAAAATCTTCCTTTCCAAGTACATCTGAATATCTGATCTTAAGTCCTCGCTGTCTTCCGTAAGCTGCCCATGctagtcctattctcctgtttatCTCTGTTGTTTGATTGTATTTTCCTAATTTAATCTCTTTGCCCAGATACTTATAGGTATAAATTTATTTAACTTGCGTTCCATTAGTTGAAATGTTTTTAGCCTGTACAAGGTTGGTCATTTATGTGTTTTGGAAAAGATAATTTTAAAGTCAACTCAAGTACAAgagctctgaaggtcttgaagaagTTGATATgcatgatctacccggtctgcaaGACGGACTTTGTCGTCTGTAAACCTCGAGTTGTTAAAAAGCTCCCCATTTATGTTGTCTCTAATATTTTCTCAATTCTTGTATCTCATAGTACTATGTAATAAAGCAGTGAATAGCTAAGGAGAGGTGGTGTCTCCTCGCCTAATAGCCTTCTCCGAGGGAAATATGTTTGTGTCGCCATAGTACATTCTTACTGCAGCTTTTGCGCTATTATATATACATTCTTGCACTCCGTAAAAgctctaaatatattaatatcaatggcttgttcAGTTTGAGTCTGTTAGTAAATATCCTTTAGAAGAAACCAAATCACAATACTGGTCGACTCGCAGTACAGGAATTATTCCTTAGGATTGGATAATATCTTGCCATTGCATTGCTCAATAAAGCAAACACACACGAATGTCAAGAGAATGGAACAATTAGTTTAATAACTAATTTACTGCTAAAGTCATACATCAAAATAAATGAATAGGGTACTAGCAAGCACAGTTTGGACCCAAGAAAGAAATGGGGATGAGAGAAGCAGTATTTTCTAGAAACTTTCTTATACAAAGACTCATGGATATGCCAATCCATGTATATAACTAAGCCTCCGAAAAAGTCAAATATAACCGCCTCATAcaattcttcttgtagtgcctatccgccTATAACTTCGCCTTCCTAGTTCtcgtttttcttttacttttccttttagaattaattgcagcaacccatatctttcgctgttcctcatgatgtgaccgaggtattagTTTTTGGctgttttattttgcatttttaataaaaccttCTGGTTAGTTATGTAGTTGGTATAGGATATCTTAAGGATTccacgataaagccacatttcaaaagcctcaatttttttgcaggtagcgtctgtgagagtccacgactcaattccgtacaacagtataggaaagatataatatTGTAGAAActtgatttttatgggtactgataaatcatggtatttgaatagcttagcaattttttgaaatgcagatcttgtgttctctatcctacatttgatttcgaggaaatggtcccaattttcGTTGACTTTCATatcaaggtaggtgtatgtttttactctttttattggttgaccattgagattaattttttccatttgctgttccttcttagatattatcatacattttgttttcttaatgttcagtgaaagtccatatctctgactcacttctgtgattctattcattaactcctggagggcttcataactgtcagcgaatactaccgtgtcatccgcgtatctgatgttactgatacattctccgttaattagAATTCTGGAttcaacatcctctactgcttcttgaaagatttcctcagagtatatgttgaaCAACAAAGGTAataatatacatccctgtcggaccccacgtttgattttgatatcatcggattgtCCTGCCTCTgcacggatagacgatgtttgattcaagtaaagattgctaataattcttagatcacaggtgtttattccaatatttgttaataccTCTATCAGCTTGTCGTCTTTGACTGTATCGAACACTTCATGCTAATAAATAAAGCCTGCAAAAAATATTGCAATTCACATCTGTACATCATTGAagtagcacttgtatgctaaagagagcctctcccATAccccattttcttttctttagtagagcaataaacgttgactccagccatgatcttggtattactccgtttaaatatatgtcattcaatatttttgttagtcgttgagtgccgttggtgttaaatagctttatgagttcagcatatgcattgttaggtccaggagctttgctaTCTTTTAGTTGtcatattgctttttccacttcgtCTGATGTGAtcggtaagtggtcattacatttatgtaggacggaggttgttcggacctattatcatcaaagagttcttgtatgtatttagTCCATATGCATATTGCTTGATTTTTATTTGTGATGATGTTTCCCTGTTGATCTTACAGTTTTCTAGCTGTGTTGTATTTTTGAAGACCAGTTGCATATTTcacctttttatttatattaaatgtatcgtagttttgttccaacaactctatctttgcacactgtgtttttaaccaattttctttggctTTTCGTttttcggttcttatttgtctctgaatattttcTTCAATTTATTTTCTAATATATGTTCTCTGATCTTTTTACATGATTCACATATATTTtggagtgattcttctggatcataCGTTTGCTCCATGTTACTTAGCTTTTCTAAAAGAATCCATGTGACTGTCTTTtatttccttatcttttagtcttctcatatcacattttttgttacaaTTCTTTTTTGTgacctttttaaatctaaaactaaatttaccaataacaggaaTATGACGATACGTCAGCACCTgggtaacttttaactgataggcATCCATTACGGAATCTCTTGTTCACCATTATCTAATAAATTTGATTCCTTATTATGTTTCCTGGTTGATCTTGCGGAGGGACCCAAGTATATAAACGTCTTGGTGGTAGTTTGAAGAACGTTTTTAATATtactaattcttcttcttctacaaatagttttaatctttctcccctttcatttctcttCCCTAGACCAAAATCACCAATTAATTCACCGCTTTTCCCTTTACCAATTTTCGCATTCAAGTCACTcataataatagttatatctgtcttttaatttgtttaagtgTATTTATTAACAACTCATAGAATTGTTCTACCTCCTATTCTGGTTTATTGCTGGTTGGTTCATACAtttgtaaaacatttaatttgaccGGAGTAGTATTCAGTTGGAGTATTATTAATCTTTTAGAAACAGATAATATTTGTAACACAATTTgccaaaaaaaaatatgaaaaatattaaaataatcagCAATTGGAGATCTAAATTATTAGCAATCCAAAATATAAAGATTAAAAGAGGTATCAGTCATTGTTTTGTATTATCCCTATCCTGTTCAATATTTATTCAGAAAAAATGATTTTCTCTTTAAAAGGTTCTCTTTATTTTGCTAATTTCATGAGacatttattctaatattttttatgatattatTTCTACAACTACTCCATAACGGTGTTTGTATATATAGTAGgtataaacattaataaaagtTTCGTTTGTCctagatatttattttgaaatattctaAATGATATATCCCTTAATAAGATGCCGCAAGAAGCACCGATAGGTTTTTCCACCGGATTTggatttcaatttattttaaacataatccCCAAAACTAGTAATTTACCTAAGTATTTTGTTGTCAATCTAAATATACCTAAATTGTCATGTTCCTTCATTTTCCGTCTGCTGCTAAAAAAGATATAACACCACTTTGTTCGTAGAAACGCCCCTTGTTTAATTgggtaaaatatattataattatcttAAATACCTCTGTTTTGTAAGTAGTACTCTACAAATTATTACCTCCATTACTCTTAATTTTGGCCAGTGCTGTACAAAATCCCCATTACATTTCAACAATGCTATGTCAATTAACTAATTCGATGAAAGTTATAGACACTTGTGGATTTCCTTTGGACTTAAGGCTGAATAAGATTTATACAGTAAACATGTATTTTACACATTCTTTAGTtgagtttaaacaatttttattgcCGACTACGAAACTGAACAAGAGATACAAGCAGTAGACATGAGATAGTAAAAAATAGGTTTTTCTATTGGTAATTAATTTATGTAAAAGCTAAAGAATTTAGATATGTATTGTAGTGTCTGTTAGGATCTTTTATTAAACAATAAACAACATACGTACCATGTCTTTATATCTCTGAGGCAAAAAAGGCCAAATCATCTTAATAGCAAGACTAATCCACCAAGAATGATTGACAACGTGAATTTTGTAATCTTTAAAAGGTAAATTCTCTATTTTCCTCATAGAATTTCGGACATTGTTTGGCTGAATCCACTTACTAAGCCTCCAATTCTGATCTTTGATATCCATAATAACACATAGACCCTTTCCAGCTAGTTCCGGATTTTTGGATAACAGTGACTCCAACCAAACGTCATCAACAGCTAGTATATCATATAAGGGCATCGTGCTTGGATTTATTTTTCCTGGAATATAACAACTCTTTGGTAAAACAATTTTATGTGTACTGAACTTATAATACTTTTTCCAGATTTTacaaatttcacaaaaaaataatcAAGTC
It encodes:
- the LOC140445884 gene encoding clavesin-2-like, translating into MIMNENSASEMIENGDPNIAKSMESLLDLIKNSDTKISTDQNYLMRYLYGTDFNADEAFKKVKSSAEHIRECPEWYRKDGPLTIKTIIDEGPRVILPDCDKEGRPIFLLRNGKINPSTMPLYDILAVDDVWLESLLSKNPELAGKGLCVIMDIKDQNWRLSKWIQPNNVRNSMRKIENLPFKDYKIHVVNHSWWISLAIKMIWPFLPQRYKDMIKFHFNNMESFYEYIDPKVLPPEYGGTKEVTYSEMFEKLYARNDEIFKSYESYRFF